One window of Candidatus Regiella endosymbiont of Tuberolachnus salignus genomic DNA carries:
- a CDS encoding KilA-N domain-containing protein, translating into MKYPTVVIENAYVRSNENGMYNLNDLHRAALQAGLAKKWQVPSQFRKSDGIEKYIDEAVRMLNCTLDKNHILIIKNGGKNSGIWAHELITLRYAAWLSPAFEFKVYQTFREVVMRGMNVMNRINRLDHVIHGEEKTISDCARKMRQWGIGGRKAVLQTTRQRMIEEAQLLIPGLAS; encoded by the coding sequence ATGAAATATCCAACCGTTGTCATTGAAAATGCTTATGTTCGCAGTAATGAAAATGGAATGTACAATCTCAATGACCTACATCGAGCGGCACTTCAGGCTGGGCTTGCTAAAAAATGGCAAGTTCCGAGTCAGTTTAGAAAAAGCGACGGAATTGAAAAATATATTGATGAAGCCGTGAGAATGCTAAATTGCACTCTGGATAAAAATCATATACTTATCATTAAAAATGGCGGTAAAAACAGTGGAATATGGGCACATGAGCTGATTACTCTTCGCTATGCAGCATGGTTATCACCGGCTTTTGAGTTCAAGGTTTATCAAACTTTCCGTGAGGTCGTCATGCGCGGCATGAATGTGATGAATCGCATTAACCGTCTTGATCATGTGATTCATGGTGAGGAGAAAACTATCAGTGATTGTGCACGAAAAATGCGTCAGTGGGGGATCGGTGGGAGAAAGGCCGTGTTGCAGACGACGAGACAAAGAATGATAGAAGAAGCGCAGTTATTGATACCTGGTTTAGCATCATGA
- a CDS encoding lysis protein, whose translation MFNRLFFILLSLILLVSLTAIYYHAESAKKDNAIKALLHERDNAWMTMESMKKQHQQLAVLDSQHMQELNDANRQIAALERAVHTGQRRLQFAARCEKLPHTAASARLDDVAGARLDDTAVHAYFRLRNGIEIVTQQIKGLQDYITQVCLAQ comes from the coding sequence ATGTTTAATCGATTATTTTTTATCCTGTTGAGTCTCATTCTGCTCGTGAGTCTCACGGCTATTTATTATCACGCTGAATCAGCAAAAAAAGACAATGCCATTAAAGCACTACTCCATGAACGCGATAATGCGTGGATGACGATGGAAAGCATGAAAAAGCAGCATCAGCAGCTCGCTGTACTCGATAGCCAACACATGCAGGAACTCAATGATGCCAACAGACAAATTGCGGCGCTTGAACGTGCTGTTCATACTGGCCAGCGTCGGTTGCAGTTCGCTGCCCGATGTGAAAAATTGCCCCACACCGCCGCCTCCGCCCGCCTGGATGATGTTGCCGGTGCCCGACTTGACGATACCGCTGTCCACGCTTATTTCCGTCTCCGAAACGGAATTGAAATAGTCACCCAGCAAATCAAGGGATTACAGGACTACATTACCCAAGTCTGTTTGGCGCAATAA
- a CDS encoding lysozyme yields the protein MSTLSKPLLGLILAGATTTAILTQFLQEKEGNRLTAYRDGAHVWTICRGATRVDGQPVKPGMILSREQCEQVNQFEVDKAIAWVERHIKLPLTEAQKAGIASFCPYNLGASKCTASTFYRKLNAGDYQGACAEIKRWIFDGGKDCRLRANNCAGQVIRRAQESELTCWGRDV from the coding sequence ATGAGCACGCTAAGCAAACCCCTGCTGGGACTGATTTTGGCAGGAGCAACAACAACCGCCATCCTGACGCAATTTTTGCAGGAAAAAGAAGGCAATCGGCTAACGGCGTATCGCGATGGCGCACATGTTTGGACGATTTGCCGCGGGGCGACACGGGTCGATGGCCAGCCGGTGAAGCCCGGCATGATACTCAGTCGCGAGCAGTGTGAGCAAGTTAACCAATTTGAAGTGGATAAGGCGATTGCTTGGGTAGAGCGTCATATCAAGCTGCCGTTAACCGAGGCGCAGAAAGCCGGTATTGCTTCGTTTTGTCCTTATAACCTTGGCGCGAGTAAATGCACGGCGTCCACTTTCTATCGCAAACTCAATGCCGGTGACTATCAAGGCGCCTGTGCAGAAATCAAGCGCTGGATTTTCGATGGCGGTAAAGATTGTCGCCTTCGTGCCAATAATTGTGCGGGTCAAGTGATAAGACGCGCGCAGGAAAGTGAGCTGACCTGTTGGGGGAGGGATGTTTAA
- a CDS encoding class II holin family protein gives MDKLTTGATYAACAGSIFNGLLSSDSSEQWNAIGVLAGVSLAVLTYLTNLYFKIKEDRRKSRAGK, from the coding sequence ATGGACAAACTGACCACAGGCGCGACCTATGCGGCGTGCGCCGGGAGTATTTTTAATGGTTTGCTGAGCAGCGATAGCTCAGAACAATGGAATGCCATTGGTGTGCTGGCGGGCGTCTCGTTGGCGGTACTCACCTATCTGACGAATTTGTATTTCAAGATTAAAGAAGACCGACGTAAGAGCAGGGCAGGAAAATGA
- a CDS encoding TcdA/TcdB catalytic glycosyltransferase domain-containing protein, which produces MTYSELEKKINDFLEKNLIILTKPSEEELASALMEYLASSKKNVVQQKETENKNQNIPMTKQVGDPLSPKAEMEALTSILYWIEKCNYYPFYQSHLLKAIQQRVAILSEPVPQEIHFMFVGKLEAIQIDYIKLWVQHNCKEYKINIWRDATTLLAGELCGRLEEAAIRHSLNAEYRSNEAFKTQLINWQDMAYKEITRTMSQYDANQPGNKKFSFDQAVILFLEANGLAKPRELAKIREANAASFYSDLEKLRQGVNSPNNINLLDFNLMQDLPDYQLYIKELTSRGNLIAATDISRLLILEKHGGIYLDNDLLPNLHNMLLFRLSKINTTRQYNQEIIMRIVLDELASRGEMPARQAIIASKNRGGYLDQLQDIDVLDVQRIREAVIITLDRGQPLFASLSKFTVDPYFQYNYADSNNKAIIAAPYSRFIDQVLTHLRQIHAVIARHNIDGLNPSQPIPRTISSDIAQDLQTNRLLLGDNASLLSYRSEGIVTARIPGTREIGGVTAYKHAYAAMLEDIGVLPVPDRDLRSSLHKILSPITPAFFATEEAYLSCLRGPGLKLPHDVFPQYSHYDSQYIIQLQDDASVNPMARYLYNKNRSRTAHYCYQQTSDELIAVNIAPSFEFNGRTRIILIGHGRFMQALGGKRIVSLLINKGLLKKTANGLFSTVERVSIAACYITEAAPAGVSRTRLPTKPIIDIPPGAFIDDLYRAFSTATIPVGSISVREKLVAVDVLGRKWSGEPINPNAPQSKWQINWVLVKESDKKLIFTQQEDGAIVSERISRVEKSPMRSRRLRTSYLGRFGVDHLMQVTAGQTTRLNGYVDETTAIHITEELKKGAVLLAADSMALIAGMSEHYPRYNIIINGDEPNMAALQQALWQTQNHDDYKTWLTGLKLAGGEKILTARIKKMFTDPQAAFKRLKQRYLCDEFDLFCLDLSDPNTAGIIERDRRKKAPITSIYLGKIEELLDSTTQQSMQLDDELATHQEKIRHTVDKINSTLSRLSGNNDHTPLYYYSKITNKSVKSSVGNSKLAEKYTKKRYLIQTRAYHNATPTSLSRSISMPITLCDTFSQASQELLVSNHLPADQCMPLLLAMTYDINNKNYNINYLHNNVMQEQTLTTRNDEFAEMKRFLEQQHEILHQHYNVANGCLYPSQGYSNKFFGYTEAVGMGVNAVFAIMAIQSWLRNDSTVPGNTQLAQILQLHTYLAMTQVTFNTSHDMALLQAALRKGNIGLTRLFQFIATPVGLALTLSDVALSAIELSKAENEGQRILATTQLSFSVIGLSLFVGSLVACLLGSTLLVSGLFILGITLAVTGYIIQSTVVENLNKLDKAKIIANYFTSMLKGWRQAGFTLNQGILVPCQGAVITQVDLQNATSLAVVFDAKGQRIKRRRAQGRSPSDYINLYQLRQIVTTRRTLALPVNAAGMKTLVLPTQPRARINPIMNEKFSFSLQNNNGSEFQAMHFFSRKDADFPFMIYPAALSRVPYFSVPSELQLHYFHTKIDILLGNQHYYLIAPGVDEGSPENPLINPPIYSEHLHYHFHAPRQKAAWVVLVLNRAQANMTIDCVNDQVNWLIDVSHINDIEMTSSHSTEFPAGHLLKFFCRTPTTAGEYMTEVITTISVKNSEETKITLNLPQGAIEWKPQQTLFCRINFTELNISSNQQESIDEASVLIAIQNYLRQQRTHHRYAINRVRLDNYRQQGERHIGNAANELENINDYFYPLSQPALLYTANNDQTIFNDSSQRSNVVLIFHNQTSAWYRGDLAITFQRANGQPEPTIYKNIFWMSDIQTKKLRHLYLPAIHLPVTTQRTASMIGRPAPVTSEIVQTHVLSKGILFQQNYTYYLADIDGENNISRQIQLIYMIDTQSTRGSLALLEARGLPQDVMTKLINEGNLTALDHFMTQQASASSAGAQFSSIRSTHANIAQLILPQTTTTISIGNNRLIWPLANSLDGVMGNVIANIDSQILNNTQYFVTLVSAIKGEDIPTALEVAARRPGRETDERRQLRDSANARSQQRGSFKGEGYIEDNHYFWSVTEPDVNATLD; this is translated from the coding sequence ATGACCTATTCAGAACTCGAAAAAAAGATAAATGACTTTCTCGAAAAAAATCTCATTATATTAACTAAACCCAGTGAAGAGGAATTGGCTTCTGCCCTAATGGAATATCTCGCCAGCAGTAAAAAAAATGTGGTGCAGCAAAAAGAAACAGAAAATAAAAATCAAAATATTCCGATGACAAAGCAAGTAGGCGACCCCCTCTCGCCAAAAGCGGAAATGGAAGCGCTAACTAGCATCTTATATTGGATAGAGAAATGTAATTACTATCCCTTTTATCAAAGTCATTTGCTTAAAGCTATCCAGCAGCGCGTGGCCATATTATCAGAGCCAGTGCCGCAGGAAATCCATTTTATGTTTGTAGGAAAATTAGAAGCGATTCAAATAGACTATATCAAATTATGGGTACAGCATAATTGCAAAGAATATAAAATCAATATATGGCGCGATGCTACCACATTGCTAGCCGGAGAACTTTGTGGACGTTTAGAAGAAGCAGCAATTAGACATTCATTAAATGCGGAATACCGAAGTAACGAAGCATTTAAAACACAGCTGATCAATTGGCAAGATATGGCATATAAAGAAATCACCAGAACCATGTCGCAATATGACGCCAACCAGCCTGGTAATAAAAAATTTTCTTTTGATCAGGCGGTGATCCTATTTTTAGAAGCCAACGGACTGGCAAAACCAAGAGAACTTGCCAAGATCCGTGAAGCCAACGCCGCCAGTTTTTACTCTGATCTAGAAAAATTGCGCCAAGGTGTAAATTCGCCTAATAACATCAATCTGCTTGATTTTAACCTCATGCAGGATCTTCCCGATTATCAACTGTATATTAAAGAACTCACCTCAAGAGGTAATTTAATCGCCGCTACTGATATTAGTCGCTTATTAATATTAGAAAAGCATGGAGGAATTTATCTTGATAACGATTTATTACCCAATTTGCATAACATGCTGCTCTTTCGGCTAAGTAAAATAAATACGACCAGGCAATATAACCAAGAAATTATCATGAGGATTGTTTTAGATGAGCTGGCCTCCCGTGGTGAAATGCCGGCGCGGCAGGCCATTATTGCCAGTAAAAACCGTGGCGGTTATCTTGATCAATTACAAGATATCGACGTTCTGGATGTACAACGGATCAGAGAGGCTGTGATCATTACTCTAGATCGGGGACAACCGCTATTCGCCTCACTGAGCAAATTCACCGTCGATCCTTATTTTCAATATAATTATGCTGATAGCAATAACAAAGCCATTATAGCAGCGCCTTACAGTCGTTTTATTGATCAAGTCTTGACGCATCTGCGGCAAATTCATGCAGTGATTGCCAGGCATAATATTGATGGGTTGAATCCCAGTCAGCCTATTCCACGTACAATAAGCAGTGACATTGCCCAAGATTTGCAAACCAACAGGCTGCTACTCGGTGATAACGCTTCTTTATTATCTTATCGTTCCGAAGGGATCGTTACCGCTCGTATCCCTGGTACCCGTGAGATTGGCGGTGTTACCGCTTACAAGCACGCTTATGCTGCAATGTTAGAGGATATCGGTGTGCTACCGGTGCCTGATAGGGATCTAAGATCATCATTACATAAAATTTTATCTCCTATCACGCCGGCTTTTTTTGCTACTGAAGAAGCTTATCTTTCATGTTTACGAGGGCCAGGTTTAAAATTGCCGCACGATGTCTTCCCGCAGTACAGTCATTACGACAGTCAATATATTATACAACTGCAAGACGATGCCTCAGTGAATCCAATGGCACGCTATCTTTACAATAAAAACCGTAGTCGTACCGCCCACTATTGTTATCAACAAACCAGTGATGAGTTAATAGCGGTGAACATTGCGCCCAGTTTTGAATTTAACGGCCGTACCCGCATTATTCTGATAGGCCACGGCCGCTTTATGCAGGCATTGGGCGGTAAAAGAATAGTGAGTTTGCTGATCAATAAAGGCTTATTGAAAAAAACAGCCAATGGATTATTTTCAACAGTAGAGCGTGTATCAATAGCCGCCTGTTACATCACGGAAGCGGCTCCCGCGGGCGTTTCGAGAACGCGCTTACCGACAAAACCGATTATCGATATCCCACCAGGCGCATTCATAGACGATCTTTATCGCGCTTTTTCCACAGCAACAATACCGGTCGGCAGCATTAGTGTGCGTGAAAAGTTAGTCGCCGTTGATGTGTTAGGTCGTAAATGGTCAGGCGAGCCTATCAACCCTAATGCCCCTCAAAGTAAATGGCAAATTAATTGGGTATTAGTAAAAGAAAGCGATAAAAAACTTATTTTTACCCAACAAGAGGATGGCGCTATTGTTAGCGAACGGATCTCAAGGGTGGAAAAAAGTCCGATGCGCAGCAGACGACTGCGTACCTCTTACTTGGGACGATTTGGTGTCGATCACCTGATGCAAGTTACCGCTGGACAGACAACAAGACTGAATGGATATGTGGACGAAACAACGGCTATCCATATTACAGAGGAGCTAAAAAAAGGCGCGGTTTTATTGGCGGCCGATAGCATGGCATTGATCGCAGGAATGAGTGAACATTACCCGCGTTATAACATTATTATTAATGGGGATGAGCCTAATATGGCCGCCTTACAGCAAGCTTTGTGGCAAACTCAAAATCATGATGATTACAAAACCTGGTTAACGGGATTGAAACTGGCGGGGGGAGAAAAAATATTAACTGCCCGGATAAAAAAAATGTTTACCGATCCGCAAGCCGCTTTTAAGCGCCTCAAACAACGCTATTTGTGTGATGAATTTGATTTATTCTGTCTTGATCTTAGTGATCCCAATACCGCCGGCATTATTGAACGCGATAGGCGTAAGAAAGCGCCTATTACGAGTATTTATTTGGGGAAAATCGAAGAATTATTGGATAGCACCACTCAGCAAAGCATGCAACTTGACGATGAATTAGCAACCCATCAAGAAAAAATACGACACACCGTCGATAAAATCAACAGTACACTCAGCCGTTTAAGTGGTAATAATGACCATACGCCCCTTTATTATTATTCAAAAATAACCAATAAATCGGTAAAAAGTAGCGTTGGGAATAGCAAATTAGCAGAAAAATACACTAAAAAGCGCTACCTTATCCAAACACGAGCCTATCATAACGCAACACCTACCTCTTTGAGTCGTTCCATCAGTATGCCGATAACACTATGCGACACCTTTAGCCAGGCGAGCCAAGAATTACTGGTATCCAATCACTTACCTGCTGATCAATGCATGCCACTATTATTAGCCATGACTTACGATATAAATAACAAAAATTATAATATTAATTATTTACATAATAATGTTATGCAAGAACAAACACTGACAACCCGTAACGATGAATTTGCTGAAATGAAACGTTTTTTAGAACAACAGCATGAAATCTTACATCAGCATTACAATGTCGCTAATGGATGTCTTTACCCCTCTCAAGGTTATAGCAATAAATTTTTTGGTTATACCGAAGCGGTAGGCATGGGTGTCAATGCCGTGTTTGCAATTATGGCGATACAAAGTTGGTTGCGAAATGACAGCACAGTGCCAGGCAATACGCAGCTGGCTCAAATATTACAACTTCATACTTATCTGGCGATGACACAGGTAACTTTTAATACTAGTCACGATATGGCCTTACTACAGGCAGCATTAAGAAAAGGCAATATTGGCCTGACACGCTTGTTTCAATTTATAGCAACACCGGTAGGATTAGCATTAACCCTCTCTGATGTCGCTCTCAGCGCTATTGAATTGAGTAAAGCTGAAAACGAAGGGCAACGTATTCTCGCGACCACTCAGCTCAGTTTTTCAGTCATTGGCCTCTCTTTATTTGTCGGTAGTCTGGTTGCCTGTTTGCTCGGCAGCACGCTATTGGTTAGCGGATTATTTATCCTTGGTATCACGCTGGCCGTGACGGGGTACATCATACAAAGCACAGTAGTGGAAAACCTGAATAAACTCGATAAAGCCAAAATTATTGCTAACTATTTCACCAGTATGCTAAAGGGGTGGCGACAGGCGGGTTTTACCCTAAACCAAGGAATATTAGTCCCTTGCCAAGGGGCGGTGATCACACAAGTCGATCTGCAAAATGCAACCTCTCTTGCTGTGGTGTTTGATGCCAAAGGACAACGGATAAAAAGGAGGAGAGCACAAGGAAGATCGCCCAGTGACTATATCAATCTATACCAGCTGCGTCAGATAGTAACCACTCGCCGTACCCTCGCTCTGCCGGTTAATGCAGCAGGAATGAAAACGCTAGTATTACCGACACAACCTCGTGCGCGGATTAATCCTATCATGAATGAAAAATTCAGTTTTTCATTGCAAAATAATAATGGTAGCGAATTTCAAGCAATGCACTTTTTCAGCAGAAAAGATGCGGATTTTCCATTTATGATATATCCCGCCGCGCTTTCTCGGGTACCTTATTTTTCAGTTCCTAGTGAACTTCAATTGCATTATTTTCATACCAAAATCGATATTTTATTAGGTAATCAGCATTATTACTTGATTGCCCCAGGGGTAGATGAAGGATCACCAGAAAACCCGCTAATCAACCCACCGATATACAGTGAACATCTCCATTATCATTTTCATGCTCCGCGACAAAAAGCGGCGTGGGTGGTTTTGGTGTTGAATCGCGCCCAAGCCAACATGACCATCGATTGTGTTAACGATCAAGTCAATTGGCTAATTGATGTTAGCCATATTAATGATATTGAAATGACATCTAGTCACAGTACCGAATTCCCTGCTGGCCATCTATTGAAATTTTTTTGTCGTACACCGACAACGGCAGGCGAATACATGACAGAAGTCATCACCACCATTAGTGTTAAAAATAGTGAAGAAACGAAAATCACACTGAACCTACCGCAGGGAGCCATTGAGTGGAAACCACAGCAAACGCTTTTTTGTCGTATTAATTTTACTGAGTTGAACATCAGCTCAAACCAACAAGAAAGTATTGACGAAGCAAGCGTATTGATAGCAATACAAAACTATTTGCGACAACAGCGCACTCATCACCGTTATGCTATTAACAGGGTTCGCCTCGATAACTATAGGCAACAAGGGGAGCGACATATCGGCAATGCAGCCAATGAACTTGAAAATATTAACGACTATTTTTACCCACTCAGCCAACCTGCATTACTCTATACGGCAAATAATGACCAGACTATTTTCAACGATAGTAGCCAACGCAGTAATGTTGTATTGATTTTCCATAACCAAACTTCTGCTTGGTATCGTGGCGATCTTGCTATTACATTCCAACGGGCTAATGGTCAACCTGAGCCGACGATCTACAAAAACATTTTTTGGATGTCAGATATTCAAACGAAAAAGTTACGACATTTGTATTTACCTGCCATTCATTTACCGGTTACCACGCAGCGTACAGCAAGCATGATAGGCCGCCCTGCCCCAGTCACCTCAGAAATCGTCCAAACCCATGTATTAAGCAAAGGCATTTTATTTCAGCAAAACTACACCTATTATCTTGCCGATATTGATGGAGAAAACAATATAAGTCGGCAGATCCAGCTTATCTATATGATTGATACTCAATCTACGAGAGGAAGTCTGGCATTGCTTGAAGCGCGGGGGTTACCGCAAGATGTGATGACTAAGTTAATTAACGAGGGTAATTTAACCGCGCTCGATCATTTTATGACGCAACAAGCATCAGCCTCATCTGCGGGTGCACAGTTTTCTTCAATAAGATCGACTCATGCCAATATTGCTCAGCTGATTTTGCCACAGACGACCACGACGATATCCATAGGTAACAATAGGCTAATATGGCCGCTGGCTAATAGCCTAGATGGCGTGATGGGCAACGTCATTGCCAACATTGATAGCCAAATTTTGAATAATACGCAATATTTTGTCACCTTGGTCAGTGCGATTAAGGGAGAGGATATACCCACAGCCCTTGAAGTTGCCGCTAGGCGGCCAGGGCGTGAGACCGATGAGCGTAGACAACTACGTGATTCGGCGAATGCCCGCAGCCAACAACGCGGCAGCTTCAAAGGCGAAGGGTATATAGAAGATAATCACTACTTTTGGAGTGTGACAGAGCCTGATGTCAACGCTACTTTAGATTGA